One region of Peromyscus eremicus chromosome 4, PerEre_H2_v1, whole genome shotgun sequence genomic DNA includes:
- the LOC131907999 gene encoding olfactory receptor 1361-like — protein MATKNRTEVTEFVLLGLSSRPEMQPVIFGVVLVMYLMAVMGNTLLVLVACSDPKLQTPMYFLLSQLSLIDISLTTITVPQMLVHTLSVDRSISYNCCMVQLFFFMAVGSMEVHLLAAMAYDRYVAICDPLRYSAIVSHSLCLRITLTSWVVVSLNSLLYSVLVTRLTFCGNQVTHFFCDITPLLKLSCTRPLVNEMLIFTEGVAVVVSPFFFIFGSYVCIGVAIARMHSVAALQKALSTCGSHVLVVMFLFGSLVHMYLKPSSNYNLKQDRQVAIFYTLIAPMLNPVIYSLRNQEVKGALWRLFRKLHLRKLPAWLSGKQRMPAHLLRSKG, from the coding sequence ATGGCCACTAAAAACAGGACAGAAGTGACTGAATTTGTGTTGTTGGGCTTGTCCAGCAGGCCAGAGATGCAGCCAGTTATTTTTGGAGTTGTCCTTGTCATGTACCTGATGGCAGTTATGGGCAATACCCTACTAGTACTTGTTGCTTGCTCAGACCCCAAGCTTCAGACTCCCATGTATTTCCTTCTCAGCCAGCTTTCCTTGATTGACATATCTCTAACAACCATCACGGTTCCTCAGATGCTGGTGCACACACTGTCTGTGGATAGAAGCATTTCCTACAACTGCTGTATGGTACAGCTGTTCTTCTTTATGGCAGTGGGCAGCATGGAAGTTCACTTGCTGGCTGCCATGGCATATGACCGCTATGTTGCCATCTGTGACCCTTTAAGATACTCTGCCATTGTCAGCCATAGCCTCTGTCTGAGAATAACATTGACCTCATGGGTGGTGGTCAGCCTTAACAGTCTCCTGTACAGTGTGCTGGTCACTCGTTTAACCTTCTGTGGCAACCAGGTCACTCACTTCTTCTGTGACATCACTCCTCTGCTGAAGCTCTCCTGCACTCGACCATTGGTCAATGAAATGTTAATCTTCACTGAGGGTGTAGCTGTGGTGGTCAGccccttcttcttcatttttgGCTCCTATGTCTGCATAGGTGTTGCCATAGCTCGAATGCACTCAGTTGCTGCCCTGCAGAAAGCTCTGTCTACCTGCGGCTCTCATGTCCTTGTTGTAATGTTTCTATTTGGTTCTTTGGTTCACATGTACCTCAAACCATCATCTAACTACAACCTAAAACAAGACCGCCAAGTTGCCATCTTCTACACGCTCATTGCTCCTATGTTAAATCCAGTCATCTACAGCCTCAGGAACCAGGAAGTTAAAGGAGCTCTTTGGAGGCTTTTTAGGAAACTGCATCTCAGGAAACTTCCAGCCTGGCTCTCAGGAAAACAAAGAATGCCAGCACACCTCCTGAGAAGCAAGGGTTAG